Proteins encoded together in one Micromonospora auratinigra window:
- a CDS encoding helix-turn-helix domain-containing protein, whose protein sequence is MYRERAVAGIAGAVLWESVAGGGAPVRVLPDGCLDLLWSSRAGLLVAGPDRTAHLSVSGPGERWVGLRLPPGVGPAVLGVPADELRDRRVALDDLWGRAAAALGERIEAAAESGQPGELPGAGPLGTGPGAAGPSDPGRLPVGGAPVACPWPPPTVGAVLAAVAVTRLRSAGGPDPVGARVAARLAAGATVAATAAEVGLGARALHRRSRLLFGYGPKTLARILRLRRALDLARAGARWAEVAALAGYADQAHLTRDVRELAGVPPTRLLPAP, encoded by the coding sequence ATGTATCGGGAGCGGGCGGTCGCCGGCATCGCGGGGGCGGTGCTGTGGGAGAGCGTCGCCGGCGGTGGCGCGCCGGTGCGGGTGCTGCCGGACGGTTGCCTGGATCTGCTCTGGTCCAGCCGGGCCGGGCTCCTCGTCGCGGGCCCCGATCGCACCGCGCACCTCTCGGTGAGCGGGCCGGGAGAGCGGTGGGTGGGGCTGCGCCTGCCGCCGGGCGTCGGGCCGGCCGTCCTCGGGGTGCCCGCCGACGAGCTGCGGGACCGCCGCGTCGCCCTGGACGACCTCTGGGGCCGGGCCGCCGCAGCGTTGGGGGAGCGGATCGAGGCCGCCGCCGAGTCCGGTCAGCCCGGTGAGCTGCCCGGTGCGGGCCCGCTCGGCACCGGGCCCGGTGCCGCCGGGCCGTCCGACCCGGGCCGGCTCCCGGTGGGCGGCGCACCCGTCGCGTGTCCGTGGCCGCCGCCGACCGTCGGGGCGGTGCTGGCGGCCGTCGCGGTGACCCGGCTCCGCTCGGCCGGCGGTCCGGACCCGGTGGGCGCCCGGGTCGCCGCCCGGCTGGCGGCCGGCGCGACGGTCGCCGCGACCGCCGCCGAGGTCGGCCTCGGTGCCCGGGCGTTGCACCGGCGCAGCCGGCTTCTGTTCGGGTACGGCCCGAAGACCCTCGCCCGCATCCTGCGGCTGCGCCGCGCCCTCGACCTGGCCCGGGCCGGTGCCCGGTGGGCCGAGGTGGCCGCGCTGGCCGGTTACGCCGACCAGGCCCACCTGACCCGCGACGTGCGGGAGCTGGCCGGCGTCCCGCCGACCCGGCTGCTGCCGGCGCCCTGA
- a CDS encoding VOC family protein produces MTPHLDLLGMVVTDMARTLAFYRRLGLAIPADADHAPHVEITLANGVRLAWDTVETVRGFDPGWKPATGGPRMGLAFRCADPAQVDHWYAELTAAGHHGHLPPWDAFWGQRYAVLHDPDGNGVDLFAPLAAD; encoded by the coding sequence ATGACACCGCACCTCGACCTGCTCGGCATGGTCGTCACCGACATGGCCCGCACGCTGGCCTTCTACCGCCGGCTGGGACTGGCGATCCCGGCCGACGCCGACCACGCGCCGCACGTGGAGATCACCCTGGCCAACGGCGTCCGGCTGGCCTGGGACACGGTCGAGACGGTCCGCGGCTTCGACCCGGGGTGGAAGCCGGCCACCGGTGGCCCCCGGATGGGCCTGGCGTTCCGCTGCGCCGACCCGGCCCAGGTGGACCACTGGTACGCCGAGCTGACCGCCGCCGGTCACCACGGTCACCTGCCGCCCTGGGACGCCTTCTGGGGCCAGCGGTACGCGGTCCTGCACGACCCGGACGGCAACGGCGTCGACCTGTTCGCCCCGCTGGCGGCCGACTGA
- a CDS encoding class I SAM-dependent methyltransferase, whose translation MTVPDTGPRVEPGSFRDPGNRVLHRRGEVLRGLDERAARDWRSLAASDFFRDLLATGKVCGTEELVPVPVDLPWAAVLRHERIPFVSHPYEWSFGMLREAALLHLDILAAALAAGFTTKDGSAYNLQWRGASPVFIDVGSFEPLRDGEPWAGYRQFCQTLLYPLLLQAHLGLDFQPWLRARIDGIEPDQMRRLFGGGRRLRAGVLTHVHLHGAMQARNARASTSDVRDQLRAAGYSRDLALATVRGLTRLVRRLAHRPAETHWGDYQRTCAYSAADRRAKEEFVDRATAATGPGLALDLGANDGRYARIAARHAGQVVAVEQDPAVVDALWRALRDEGERRILPLVMDLADPSPGGGWRGVERASFTDRARADVVLALAVVHHLAIGRNVPLPEVLDQLVAYATTGATLVVEFVHPEDPMARRLLANKPDGLFPDYRRDTFEALLAARGRVLRRVELPSGTRTLYQVVVGG comes from the coding sequence GTGACCGTCCCCGACACCGGCCCGCGCGTCGAGCCCGGTTCGTTCCGCGACCCCGGCAACCGGGTACTGCACCGGCGGGGGGAGGTGCTGCGCGGCCTGGACGAGCGCGCGGCCCGCGACTGGCGGTCCCTCGCGGCCAGCGACTTCTTCCGGGACCTGCTCGCCACCGGCAAGGTATGCGGCACCGAGGAACTGGTGCCCGTCCCGGTCGACCTGCCCTGGGCGGCGGTGCTGCGGCACGAACGGATCCCGTTCGTCTCCCACCCGTACGAGTGGTCGTTCGGGATGCTGCGCGAGGCGGCCCTGCTGCACCTGGACATCCTCGCGGCGGCGCTGGCCGCCGGCTTCACCACCAAGGACGGCTCGGCGTACAACCTCCAGTGGCGGGGCGCGTCGCCGGTCTTCATCGACGTCGGCTCGTTCGAGCCGCTGCGTGACGGGGAGCCGTGGGCCGGGTACCGGCAGTTCTGCCAGACGCTGCTCTACCCGCTGCTGCTCCAGGCCCACCTCGGGCTGGACTTCCAGCCGTGGCTGCGGGCCCGGATCGACGGCATCGAGCCCGACCAGATGCGTCGACTCTTCGGCGGTGGCCGGCGGCTGCGCGCCGGCGTGCTCACCCACGTGCACCTGCACGGCGCGATGCAGGCCCGCAACGCCCGGGCCAGCACCAGCGACGTGCGCGACCAGCTGCGCGCCGCCGGGTACTCCCGGGATCTGGCGCTGGCCACCGTACGCGGCCTGACCCGGCTGGTCCGCCGGCTGGCGCACCGGCCGGCGGAGACCCACTGGGGCGACTACCAGCGCACCTGCGCGTACTCGGCCGCCGACCGGCGGGCCAAGGAGGAGTTCGTCGACCGGGCGACCGCCGCCACCGGCCCCGGCCTCGCGCTCGACCTGGGCGCCAACGACGGCCGGTACGCCCGGATCGCCGCCCGGCACGCCGGGCAGGTGGTCGCCGTCGAGCAGGACCCGGCGGTGGTCGACGCGCTCTGGCGGGCGCTGCGCGACGAGGGCGAGCGGCGCATCCTGCCGCTGGTGATGGACCTGGCCGACCCGTCGCCGGGCGGCGGCTGGCGGGGCGTCGAGCGGGCCTCCTTCACCGACCGGGCGCGGGCCGACGTGGTGCTCGCCCTGGCGGTGGTGCACCACCTGGCGATCGGCCGCAACGTGCCGCTGCCCGAGGTGCTCGACCAGCTCGTCGCGTACGCCACGACCGGCGCCACCCTGGTGGTGGAGTTCGTCCACCCGGAGGACCCGATGGCCCGCCGGCTGCTCGCCAACAAGCCGGACGGGCTCTTCCCCGACTACCGGCGGGACACCTTCGAGGCGCTGCTCGCCGCCCGGGGGCGGGTGCTGCGCCGGGTCGAGCTGCCGTCGGGCACCCGCACGCTGTACCAGGTGGTGGTGGGTGGCTGA
- a CDS encoding sulfatase-like hydrolase/transferase → MAERTLVAPEVRPETVTAPRRAGRRAEAGRLLEVVALVGLVVTQPLLDVLGRSPDFFLFHRASRADVLLLVALIAIAPTVPLALLGAAGLAAGRVVRAGLHTVLVGLLLAALAVQVGRHLTPLRGVPLLLAAASVGAAGAAAHRRWRALGRVLRVAAVGPVVFVGLFLFASPASAVVLPRGSGGAAGVAGPGSHPPVVMIVLDEFPLVSLLGPDGRIDATRYPHFAELAAGSTWYRNATGVSGWTPYALPAMLTGRYPAEPFAPHYSRYPDNLFTALGGLYEIKAEESITRLCPPSRCDQPASPEQGLGVLVRESGKLLRQLAAPTDSRADPEDSYREVTRAEAGLDAAEPVPADPKFRWDTLDDNQPARFTAFLAGLRPSARPTLHFLHLLMPHSPWAYLPSGAHYAAPEDLPNDGAGWVDLARARHLAQLGYTDRLIGETLRTLRATGLYDKALVLVTADHGVSFHRDWQGRGMDAIEHAADQVAWVPMFVKEPGQRAGRVDDRNWQHVDLLPTIADETHVRIPWRMDGRSAKAAPRDRPDKVFYDRPGQPTPITGGVPAPVPLPAPDPLVGTRPGNPPPGGTATVANLGAFRAVDPAHGELPALVWGTVPESVPDGTRLAVAVNGTVGAVVPVVPRDPGGRRFAALLPDDRLFAPGANRLDLYRVAADGSLRRLTLS, encoded by the coding sequence GTGGCTGAGCGGACCCTCGTAGCACCCGAGGTCCGTCCGGAGACCGTGACGGCACCCCGCCGCGCCGGCCGGCGGGCCGAGGCCGGGCGGCTGCTGGAGGTGGTGGCGCTGGTCGGCCTGGTGGTCACCCAGCCGCTGCTGGACGTGCTCGGCCGCAGCCCGGACTTCTTCCTGTTCCACCGGGCGTCCCGCGCCGACGTGCTGCTGCTGGTCGCGCTGATCGCGATCGCGCCGACCGTGCCGCTCGCCCTGCTCGGCGCGGCCGGCCTGGCCGCCGGGCGGGTGGTCCGGGCCGGTCTGCACACCGTGCTGGTGGGGCTGCTGCTGGCGGCGCTGGCCGTGCAGGTGGGGCGGCACCTGACCCCGCTGCGGGGCGTACCCCTGCTGCTGGCGGCCGCGTCGGTCGGCGCCGCCGGGGCGGCCGCGCACCGACGGTGGCGGGCGCTCGGGCGGGTGCTACGGGTGGCCGCGGTGGGGCCGGTGGTCTTCGTCGGCCTGTTCCTGTTCGCCTCGCCGGCCTCGGCGGTGGTGCTGCCGCGCGGGTCCGGCGGGGCCGCCGGGGTGGCCGGGCCGGGCAGCCACCCGCCGGTGGTGATGATCGTGCTCGACGAGTTCCCCCTGGTCTCCCTGCTCGGCCCGGACGGTCGGATCGACGCGACCCGGTACCCGCACTTCGCCGAGCTGGCCGCCGGCTCGACCTGGTACCGCAACGCCACCGGGGTGAGCGGCTGGACGCCCTACGCGCTGCCGGCCATGCTGACCGGCCGCTACCCGGCCGAGCCGTTCGCCCCGCACTACTCGCGCTATCCGGACAACCTCTTCACCGCCCTCGGCGGCCTGTACGAGATCAAGGCCGAGGAGAGCATCACCCGACTCTGCCCGCCCAGCCGCTGCGACCAGCCGGCCAGCCCTGAGCAGGGGCTCGGCGTGCTGGTCCGGGAGAGCGGCAAGCTGCTGCGCCAGTTGGCCGCGCCGACCGACAGCCGGGCCGACCCGGAGGACTCCTACCGGGAGGTGACCCGGGCCGAGGCGGGACTGGACGCCGCCGAGCCGGTCCCGGCCGACCCGAAGTTCCGGTGGGACACCCTCGACGACAACCAGCCGGCCCGGTTCACCGCCTTCCTGGCCGGGCTGCGCCCCTCGGCCCGCCCCACCCTGCACTTCCTGCACCTGCTGATGCCGCACTCGCCGTGGGCGTACCTGCCGTCCGGGGCGCACTACGCGGCCCCGGAGGACCTGCCCAACGACGGTGCCGGCTGGGTCGACCTGGCCCGGGCCCGGCACCTGGCCCAGCTCGGCTACACCGACCGGCTGATCGGCGAGACGCTGCGCACCCTGCGCGCCACCGGCCTCTACGACAAGGCGCTGGTGCTGGTCACCGCCGACCACGGGGTGAGCTTCCACCGGGACTGGCAGGGCCGGGGGATGGACGCCATCGAGCACGCCGCCGACCAGGTCGCCTGGGTGCCGATGTTCGTCAAGGAGCCCGGCCAGCGCGCCGGCCGGGTCGACGACCGCAACTGGCAGCACGTGGACCTGTTGCCCACCATCGCCGACGAGACGCACGTGCGGATCCCGTGGCGGATGGACGGCCGCTCGGCGAAGGCGGCCCCCCGGGACCGCCCCGACAAGGTCTTCTACGACCGCCCCGGGCAGCCGACCCCGATCACCGGTGGGGTGCCCGCGCCGGTCCCGCTGCCCGCGCCCGACCCGCTGGTCGGCACCCGACCGGGCAACCCACCCCCCGGGGGTACGGCCACCGTGGCGAACCTCGGCGCGTTCCGCGCCGTCGACCCGGCTCACGGGGAGCTGCCCGCGCTGGTCTGGGGCACCGTGCCCGAATCCGTGCCGGACGGGACGCGACTGGCGGTGGCGGTCAACGGGACCGTCGGCGCGGTGGTCCCGGTGGTGCCGCGCGACCCCGGCGGGCGACGGTTCGCCGCGCTGCTGCCCGACGACCGGCTCTTCGCCCCGGGGGCGAACCGGCTGGACCTCTACCGGGTGGCCGCCGACGGCAGCCTGCGCCGGCTGACCCTGTCCTGA
- a CDS encoding citrate synthase: MTEVKLDHPGGQLSMPVQSAVEGPAGIGVGKLLKETGMTTYDPGFVNTASCSSAITYIDGDAGILRYRGYPIEQLAEKSSFLEVSYLLIYGELPTQAQLTEFSDRIRRHSLLHEEMRRFFDGFPRDAHPMAVLSSAVSAISTFYQDSLDPFDSEHVEMSTIRLMAKVPTIASYAYKKSIGQPLLYPDNSLGYVDNLLRMTFGVPAEEYEVDPVMSKVLDMLFVLHADHEQNCSTSTVRLVGSSNANLFASVSAGVNALFGPLHGGANQAVLEMLQKIQADGGDVRSFVQKVKDKQDGVKLMGFGHRVYKNYDPRAAIVKKAAQDVLGRMAKPDPLLDLAVQLEEIALADDFFVSRRLYPNVDFYTGLIYKAMGFPTKMFTVLFALGRLPGWIAQWREMINDPETKIGRPRQIYTGAPERDYVPADQR, encoded by the coding sequence ATGACGGAAGTCAAGCTCGACCACCCCGGTGGGCAGCTGTCGATGCCGGTGCAGTCCGCGGTCGAGGGCCCCGCCGGGATCGGGGTGGGCAAACTGCTCAAGGAAACCGGGATGACCACGTACGACCCCGGTTTCGTCAACACCGCGTCCTGCTCGTCCGCGATCACCTACATCGACGGCGACGCGGGCATCCTGCGGTACCGCGGCTACCCGATCGAGCAGCTGGCCGAGAAGTCCTCCTTCCTGGAGGTCTCGTATCTGCTGATCTACGGCGAGCTGCCCACGCAGGCCCAGCTGACCGAGTTCAGCGACCGGATCCGGCGGCACTCGCTGCTGCACGAGGAGATGCGTCGGTTCTTCGACGGCTTCCCGCGTGACGCGCACCCGATGGCCGTACTCTCCTCCGCGGTGAGCGCGATCTCGACCTTCTACCAGGACAGCCTGGACCCGTTCGACTCCGAGCACGTGGAGATGTCGACGATCCGGCTGATGGCGAAGGTCCCCACCATCGCCTCGTACGCGTACAAGAAGTCGATCGGCCAGCCGCTGCTCTACCCGGACAACTCGCTGGGCTACGTCGACAACCTGCTGCGGATGACCTTCGGCGTGCCGGCCGAGGAGTACGAGGTCGACCCGGTGATGTCGAAGGTGCTGGACATGCTCTTCGTCCTGCACGCCGACCACGAGCAGAACTGCTCCACCTCGACCGTGCGGCTGGTCGGCTCCAGCAACGCCAACCTGTTCGCCTCGGTGTCGGCCGGCGTCAACGCGCTCTTCGGCCCGCTGCACGGCGGCGCCAACCAGGCCGTGCTGGAGATGCTCCAGAAGATCCAGGCCGACGGCGGCGACGTCCGCTCCTTCGTGCAGAAGGTGAAGGACAAGCAGGACGGCGTGAAGCTGATGGGCTTCGGCCACCGGGTCTACAAGAACTACGACCCGCGCGCCGCCATCGTGAAGAAGGCCGCGCAGGACGTGCTGGGCCGGATGGCCAAGCCGGACCCGCTGCTGGACCTGGCCGTGCAGCTGGAGGAGATCGCCCTCGCCGACGACTTCTTCGTCTCCCGGCGCCTCTACCCGAACGTGGACTTCTACACCGGCCTGATCTACAAGGCCATGGGCTTCCCGACCAAGATGTTCACGGTGCTCTTCGCCCTGGGCCGGCTGCCCGGCTGGATCGCCCAGTGGCGCGAGATGATCAACGACCCGGAGACCAAGATCGGCCGTCCCCGGCAGATCTACACCGGCGCCCCCGAGCGGGACTACGTCCCCGCCGACCAGCGCTGA
- a CDS encoding glycosyltransferase family 4 protein, with protein MTTLRVGDQPATATDRTHHRPTLTSRPTVPPQAGVAPRTRRILMLSWEYPPVLVGGLGRHVHALSVALAAAGHEVTVVTRHAEGAPLEEYADGVRIVRAAEDPVTFPLATGSLLAWTMAFNHTLTRAALRAAESGAYDVIHAHDWLVAHTAMTLREHLDVPLVSTIHATEAGRHQGWLPEEMNRTIHGVEHWLATESGRVIVCSGYMRDEVGALFGVPGARVDVVPNGVEPHRWRVPASAVRAARARFAADGPLVTFAGRLVYEKGVQHLLAGLPRLRERHPGLRAVVVGDGPYKADLEAEVHRLGLADTVSMPGFLGGTDLPAVMAASDCFAVPSIYEPFGMVALEGAAAGAPLAVSRTGGLAEIVEPGVTGMTFAPHDPDGLTEAVHALLSDREHARDLARRARAMVHEQYGWAAIASRTAGAYAAAIAGDAQFTTDRAKERMAQGRALPAVPAGNLLTAAGLR; from the coding sequence GTGACCACCCTGCGGGTCGGCGACCAGCCCGCCACCGCGACGGACCGGACCCACCACCGGCCCACCCTCACCTCCCGCCCCACTGTCCCGCCCCAGGCGGGGGTGGCGCCCCGCACCCGGCGCATCCTCATGCTGTCGTGGGAGTACCCGCCGGTGCTCGTCGGCGGTCTCGGCCGCCACGTGCACGCCCTGTCGGTGGCCCTGGCCGCCGCCGGGCACGAGGTCACCGTCGTCACCCGGCACGCCGAGGGCGCGCCGCTGGAGGAGTACGCCGACGGTGTGCGGATCGTCCGGGCGGCCGAGGACCCGGTCACCTTCCCGCTGGCCACCGGCTCGCTGCTGGCCTGGACGATGGCGTTCAACCACACCCTGACCCGGGCCGCGCTGCGGGCCGCCGAGTCCGGCGCGTACGACGTGATCCACGCCCACGACTGGCTGGTCGCGCACACCGCGATGACCCTGCGCGAGCACCTGGACGTGCCGCTGGTCAGCACCATCCACGCCACCGAGGCCGGCCGGCACCAGGGCTGGCTGCCGGAGGAGATGAACCGCACCATCCACGGCGTCGAGCACTGGCTGGCCACCGAGTCCGGCCGGGTGATCGTCTGCTCCGGGTACATGCGCGACGAGGTGGGCGCGCTCTTCGGCGTACCGGGCGCGCGGGTCGACGTGGTCCCCAACGGGGTGGAGCCGCACCGCTGGCGGGTGCCGGCGAGCGCGGTCCGGGCCGCCCGTGCGCGCTTCGCCGCCGACGGCCCGCTGGTCACCTTCGCCGGCCGGCTGGTCTACGAGAAGGGCGTGCAGCACCTGCTCGCCGGGCTGCCGAGGCTGCGCGAGCGGCACCCCGGCCTGCGCGCCGTGGTGGTCGGCGACGGGCCGTACAAGGCGGACCTGGAGGCCGAGGTGCACCGGCTGGGACTGGCCGACACGGTGAGCATGCCGGGCTTCCTGGGCGGCACCGACCTGCCCGCCGTGATGGCCGCCTCGGACTGCTTCGCGGTGCCGAGCATCTACGAGCCGTTCGGCATGGTCGCCCTGGAGGGCGCGGCCGCCGGGGCGCCGCTGGCGGTGTCGCGTACCGGCGGGCTGGCCGAGATCGTGGAGCCGGGCGTCACCGGGATGACCTTCGCCCCGCACGACCCGGACGGGCTGACCGAGGCGGTGCACGCGCTGCTCTCCGACCGGGAGCACGCCCGGGACCTCGCCCGCCGGGCCCGCGCCATGGTCCACGAGCAGTACGGCTGGGCCGCCATCGCGTCCCGCACCGCCGGCGCGTACGCCGCCGCGATCGCCGGTGACGCCCAGTTCACCACCGACCGCGCCAAGGAGCGGATGGCCCAGGGCCGCGCCCTGCCCGCCGTCCCCGCCGGCAACCTCCTCACCGCCGCCGGCCTCCGCTGA
- the glgX gene encoding glycogen debranching protein GlgX, giving the protein MQVWPGESYPLGATYDGMGTNFAIFSEVAEKIELCLFDEWDTGAERRVELREVDAYVWHAYLPGIEPGQRYGYRVHGPWDPANGVRCNPHKLLLDPYAKAVDGEISWDPAVYDYEVGGDPDRRNDTDSAPFMPKSVVVNPYFDWGNDRPPRTPYHHSVIYEAHVRGLTMRHPDIPEELRGTYAAIASPVMIDYFKQLGVTAVELMPVHEFVHDHRLNDLGLRNYWGYNTIGFFAPHHGYSALGRLGQQVQEFRGMVKALHAAGIEVILDVVYNHTAEGNHLGPSLSFKGIDTPSYYRLSEEDRRYFVDYTGTGNSLNVRSPHSLQLIMDSLRYWVTEMHVDGFRFDLAATLAREFYEVDRLSTFFEVVQQDPVVGRVKLIAEPWDVGPGGYQVGNFPPQWTEWNGKYRDTVRDFWRGEPATLAEFASRISGSADLYQDDGRRPFHSINFVTCHDGFTLNDLVSYNDKHNEANGEENRDGEGHNRSWNCGVEGETDDPGVLALRARQRRNFLATLILSQGVPMIGHGDELGRTQHGNNNAYCQDSELAWVDWDRSDAELLDFVRRLTEFRTRHQVFRRRRFFTGLPVGGRAAGTALPDLAWYTPDGREMTGEDWGNDFGRSVALFVNGDGIPERGQYGQRHRDDSFLLLFNAHDAPLDFTLPGAEFGPRWELVINTAEPDPEKTTVVEAGGTVCVPDRSLLVLERTA; this is encoded by the coding sequence ATGCAGGTCTGGCCGGGCGAGAGCTACCCCCTCGGCGCCACGTACGACGGGATGGGCACCAACTTCGCGATCTTCTCGGAGGTGGCGGAGAAGATCGAGCTCTGCCTGTTCGACGAGTGGGACACCGGGGCGGAGCGCCGGGTCGAGCTGCGCGAGGTCGACGCGTACGTCTGGCACGCGTACCTGCCCGGGATCGAGCCCGGCCAGCGGTACGGCTACCGCGTGCACGGCCCGTGGGACCCGGCCAACGGGGTGCGCTGCAACCCGCACAAGCTGCTGCTCGACCCGTACGCCAAGGCGGTCGACGGGGAGATCAGCTGGGACCCGGCGGTCTACGACTACGAGGTGGGTGGCGACCCGGACCGGCGCAACGACACCGACTCGGCGCCCTTCATGCCGAAGTCGGTGGTGGTGAACCCGTACTTCGACTGGGGCAACGACCGGCCGCCGCGCACCCCGTACCACCACTCGGTGATCTACGAGGCGCACGTCCGCGGACTGACCATGCGCCACCCCGACATCCCCGAGGAGCTGCGCGGCACGTACGCGGCCATCGCCTCACCCGTGATGATCGACTACTTCAAACAGCTCGGGGTGACCGCCGTCGAGCTGATGCCGGTGCACGAGTTCGTGCACGACCACCGCCTCAACGACCTCGGCCTGCGCAACTACTGGGGCTACAACACCATCGGCTTCTTCGCCCCGCACCACGGCTACTCCGCGCTGGGCCGGCTCGGCCAGCAGGTGCAGGAGTTCCGGGGCATGGTCAAGGCGCTGCACGCCGCCGGCATCGAGGTCATCCTCGACGTGGTCTACAACCACACCGCGGAGGGCAACCACCTGGGCCCGTCGCTGAGCTTCAAGGGCATCGACACCCCCAGCTACTACCGGCTCTCCGAGGAGGATCGGCGCTACTTCGTCGACTACACCGGCACCGGCAACAGCCTCAACGTGCGCAGCCCGCACTCCCTTCAGCTGATCATGGACTCGTTGCGGTACTGGGTCACCGAGATGCACGTCGACGGCTTCCGCTTCGACCTCGCCGCCACCCTGGCCCGCGAGTTCTACGAGGTGGACCGCCTCTCCACCTTCTTCGAGGTGGTCCAGCAGGACCCGGTGGTCGGCCGGGTCAAGCTGATCGCCGAGCCGTGGGACGTCGGACCCGGCGGCTACCAGGTCGGCAACTTCCCGCCGCAGTGGACCGAGTGGAACGGCAAGTACCGCGACACCGTCCGCGACTTCTGGCGCGGCGAGCCGGCCACCCTGGCCGAGTTCGCCTCCCGGATCTCCGGCTCCGCCGACCTCTACCAGGACGACGGTCGCCGGCCGTTCCACAGCATCAACTTCGTCACCTGCCACGACGGGTTCACCCTCAACGACCTGGTCTCGTACAACGACAAGCACAACGAGGCCAACGGCGAGGAGAACCGCGACGGCGAGGGGCACAACCGCTCCTGGAACTGCGGCGTCGAGGGGGAGACCGACGACCCCGGCGTGCTGGCCCTGCGCGCCCGGCAGCGGCGCAACTTCCTGGCCACCCTGATCCTCTCCCAGGGCGTGCCGATGATCGGGCACGGCGACGAGCTGGGCCGCACCCAGCACGGCAACAACAACGCGTACTGCCAGGACAGCGAGCTGGCCTGGGTGGACTGGGACCGGTCCGACGCCGAGCTGCTGGACTTCGTCCGCCGGCTCACCGAGTTCCGCACCCGGCACCAGGTGTTCCGCCGCCGCCGCTTCTTCACCGGCCTGCCGGTGGGCGGCCGGGCCGCCGGCACCGCCCTGCCCGACCTGGCCTGGTACACCCCGGACGGCCGGGAGATGACCGGCGAGGACTGGGGCAACGACTTCGGCCGCTCGGTGGCCCTGTTCGTCAACGGCGACGGCATCCCGGAGCGCGGCCAGTACGGCCAGCGCCACCGGGACGACTCGTTCCTGCTGCTGTTCAACGCGCACGACGCGCCGCTGGACTTCACCCTCCCCGGGGCGGAGTTCGGGCCGCGGTGGGAACTGGTCATCAACACCGCGGAACCGGATCCGGAGAAGACCACGGTGGTGGAGGCGGGCGGGACGGTCTGCGTACCCGACCGCTCGCTGCTGGTCCTGGAGAGGACGGCCTGA